A genomic window from Osmerus eperlanus chromosome 5, fOsmEpe2.1, whole genome shotgun sequence includes:
- the chst6 gene encoding carbohydrate sulfotransferase 6, whose amino-acid sequence MSRCRLTPPVLLLLVVLQGAAVLLLFGWYVQIIPCGPRPEQGKVHVLLLSSWRSGSSFLGEVFSQNPSVFYLMEPAWHVWTTLKRPGARALRMAVRDLLRSIFQCDMSTLDAYMPEQHSLSSIFMWSHSRALCSPPSCPLTPRHLFSNETACRKHCISAGGLQKAADACQTYSHVVLKEVRFFELESLYPLLQDPTLDLRIIHLIRDPRAVARSREQAANALSQDNALVLEQGDCEGKRTGKDPDAKELYAVMQEVCRSHVRIHETAVLKPPDFLRGRYKMVRYEDMVRNPLQEINKMYQFVGLEMTEKLQEWIYRVTHGKGKGTQKEAFQITSRNAADVSQAWRSSLAHSKVKRIQEVCKGAMSMLGYRMVDTENEQKKLDVDLLLAREQYHFSWQTSKTETTDMN is encoded by the coding sequence ATGTCACGTTGCAGACTGACCCCTCCAGTCCTGCTGCTCTTAGTGGTCCTGCAGGGGGCTGCAGTGCTCCTGCTGTTCGGCTGGTACGTCCAGATCATCCCCTGCGGCCCCCGCCCCGAACAGGGCAAGGTGCACGTCCTCCTGCTGTCATCATGGCGATCGGGCTCGTCCTTTCTGGGCGAAGTGTTCAGCCAGAACCCGTCTGTGTTCTACTTGATGGAGCCCGCCTGGCACGTGTGGACCACGCTGAAGAGGCCTGGCGCCAGGGCCCTGCGCATGGCCGTCAGGGACCTGCTCCGCAGCATCTTCCAGTGCGACATGTCGACCTTGGACGCCTACATGCCTGagcagcacagcctctcctccatcttcatgTGGAGCCACAGCCGGGCCCTCTGCTCCccgccctcctgccccctcacccccaggcACCTGTTCAGCAACGAGACCGCCTGCCGCAAGCACTGCATCTCCGCCGGCGGCCTGCAGAAGGCGGCCGACGCCTGCCAGACCTACAGCCACGTGGTCCTGAAGGAGGTCCGTTTCTTCGAGCTGGAGTCTCTCTACCCGCTGCTGCAGGACCCCACCCTCGACCTGCGCATCATCCACCTGATCCGGGACCCGCGGGCCGTGGCCCGGTCCAGGGAGCAGGCAGCCAACGCCCTGAGTCAAGACAATGCCctggtgctggagcagggagactGTGAGGGTAAGAGGACGGGCAAGGACCCAGACGCCAAAGAGCTGTATGCCGTCATGCAGGAGGTGTGTCGGAGCCACGTGAGAATCCATGAGACGGCGGTGCTCAAGCCGCCGGACTTCCTGCGCGGACGCTACAAGATGGTCCGCTACGAGGACATGGTGCGCAACCCACTGCAGGAGATCAACAAAATGTACCAGTTTGTGGGCTTGGAGATGACAGAGAAGCTGCAGGAGTGGATCTACAGGGTTACCCACGGCAAGGGCAAGGGCACCCAGAAGGAGGCGTTCCAGATCACGTCCCGGAACGCGGCGGACGTGTCGCAGGCCTGGCGATCGTCGCTGGCCCACAGCAAGGTGAAGCGTATCCAGGAAGTGTGCAAGGGCGCCATGTCCATGCTTGGATACAGGATGGTCGACACCGAGAACGAGCAGAAGAAGCTGGATGTTGATCTCCTGTTGGCACGGGAACAGTACCATTTCAGCTGGCAAACATCCAAAACAGAAACCACAGACATGAACTGA